CTTCGACGACCGCGTTGTCGAAGCCCGCCGGGACCGTCACGATGTCGGGCGCTCGCTCGAGTTCGGGACCGTCGAAAACCGCCTCTCGCGGCTCGACGGCCTCGAACATCGGCTCGCCGTTGGGCGTCTCGACGGCGCGGAGGTCCTCGATAAGGGCCTGCCGGTAGACGTCGTACTCCTCGGGCGACACCTGGCCGTTGGGCTCTCGTCCCTCGAGGTTGATCCTGACGCCGAGTTCGCTCTTCGAGCGGAGGTACGCCCGCGAGTTCGGGAAGTCGACCTGCTCGCTCGCCGACCGAATCACGTCGTTCGGAATCCGCTTTCCCACGGTCTCCTTCAGCCCGACGCGGTCGAGCGCGGTGGCGACGCGCTGGGTGGTGATTCCGGCCCGGGCTGCCAGGTTCGTCGCTCGCTCGAACGCGCTCCGGTCGTGGTCGCCCGCCGACTCGCCCTCGAGCAGGTCGTTCTGCCAGGCCCGCGTCCAGGTGGGCATCCCCTCGCCGCCGCTCCTGGCGACCACGTCTCCCCGATCGCGGAGGTACTCGTTGATGCGGAACTCCCAGCCCTCGACGCGCCCCATGCCGTGGTCGCTGACGACGAGGACGTTGTCCGGTTCGAACTCGAGGATGATTCGGGCGAGCTGGTCGTCGACGGCCCGGTAGACCGCCTCGACGGCTCGCTTCTCGCCCGGGCGCTCGTGAAACACGGAGTCCGTCTGCTGAAACTGGAGGAAGGCGAACGCGGGTTCGAATCGCTCGAGGAGGTACCGGAAAGCCCGCCCGCGCCCTTCGATGGTTCGCTCGTAACCTTGGATCGACGTCTCGGGTTCGGGGCCGCTCTGAGGGTAAACCCGGTACTCACCGCACTCGGCTTCGATTTCCGCGAGGATCCCCTTCGGGTGACACGGCGGGTCCTCGGGTGCGGTCATTCCCGGAATCAGCGCGCCGTCGAACTCCCGCGTCGGGTGGGTCACGGGAACGTTGACGACGACGCTCGAGAGGCCGTGGTCGCTCAGCAGCTCCCAGACTGGCCGGGCGCGGACGTGCGAGGCGTTGACGACGTCCCAGTCGTAGCCGTCGAACCGGAGGAAGTCGTAGACGCCGTGCTTCCCGGGGTTCTGTCCCGTGTAGAGGCTGGGCCAGGCGCTCGCTGTCCACGGCGGTAGCTGTGACTCGAGCGGGCCGCAGGCACCGATTTCGAACAGGCGACGAAGCGTCGGCGTCGTTCCCGCCTCGAACAGCGGATCGAGCACCGGAAAACAGGCGGCGTCGAGCCCTACGACGAGCAGTTGTGGTCCGTCGTCATCCATACTCGAGTGTTGGCTGTCGACGCCATTGTTATGCGATTATATTGACCATGTACGTCGAGATTTCTCCCAGTCGGCGGACGATACAGCGGGGTTCCGTGCAGCCGTAAGCCGACGTTGAACGACCGAACCGATTCGTATCGTCCGCATCACTAAGCCGCTGGCCGTCCGTGGTTTCACCGATGATGGCAGGGCGGGTGGCTTCGCCGATGGTGGCAGGACGGAAATCGACCGACTGCAGACGGACGTGGGCGAAGCGATGATCGGGGGAAAGCCGTCAGTGCTCGCGTCGATACGCAACGGTGGACGCCCTCTTCTCGAGCAGGCGTTCGTGGCGTCGACTCGATTCCGAGCCCCGGATACGCTCGCGGACGACACCCCTCCGGCGTCTCGCACGAACCGCCCGACCGTCGCCTCCTACCTCGAGGGACGTGCCGACGAAATGGCATACTACGGCTCGAGCAAGGCGGCGCTCCGCGACGGCCTCGCGACGCTCCTGGCGATGGACGAGGGCGGGGCCACGAACGTCCTCCTCCCCGCGTACCTCCCCGACGCCGTCGTCGAGCCGATTCGTGAACTCGACATCGAGCCCCGTCGCTACGCAATCACCGAGTCGCTCGCGCCAAACCGGGGAGACCTCGAGTCCCGCATCGTCGACCGGACGCTCGCCGTCATCTCCGTGAACTACTTCGGGTTCCCCCAACCCGGGTTCGACGTGATCGAAGCGCTGGTCGACGAGTACGACTGCTACCACGTCGAGGACAACGCACACGGCCCCCTCACCCTCGAACGTGGCCGATTGCTCGGAACGCGAGGCGACGTCGGCGTGACCAGCCTGTGGAAACTGCTGGCGATCCCGAACGGAGCGGTGCTCTACCTCTCGAACCCGGACGTTTCGGCGCAGTTCGAACCGTCCACTCTCGCCGGTGTCAACAGTCGCGTTCGCCGGTCGGACCTCGCGTTCGTCTGCAAATCGCTCGCGACCGGCGCCTTCGCTCGACGTTCGTCGCTCGAGGACGCCGCCACCAGATTCCTGGCGACCAATCGCGGCGCCGAGGGGATTCCCGATCCAAATCGACGGTACGAGGCGTCGAAGACGCGCCTGTCGCGGCTATCAGCTGCAGTAATCGCGGGATCGGACCCCGACGAAATTCGTTCGCGCCGACGGGAGAACTACCGCGCCTGGACCGCGTTGTTCGCGAACCGTCCCGACGTCGATCCCCTCTTCGAGACGCTCCCGCCGGGGGTCTGCCCCCAGGTCTTTCCGGTCCAAACCGATCGACCCGAACGGCTCCGTCGCCTGCTCGAGTCTCACGGCGTCGGCGGCGTACACACCTGGCCGCGGCTCTCGCGGTCGGTTCTCGAGAATCCTGCCTTCGAAACCGCCCGTCACCTCTCCGAGACGGTCGTCCTCCTGCCGGTCCACCAGCACGTCGACCCGGACGCCATCCGTGCGGTCGAACGGGCTATCGACCGCCGCCTCGAACCACGTGACGAAAGTTCGATTCTTGCCTCACGACGCGCTACGACGGAGGTCCTGGCGACCCGGCTACGCCGGTTACTATAAAATTTGTAGTATGGGCTTCGGGCTCGAGGTGCGACGTCGTCCTGGAGACCACTTCGAGGCGCAAACGATCGTCCGACACAGTCAATACCGTCTCGCCCGTGGCCACTCGTAGTGAGTCGATTCCAGACGCTCGTCGTGGACCCCTTCCTCGTGATGAACGCGATCGGACTGGTCGCGTTCGCCCTGGTCGGATCCGCCAAGGCGATTCGTGCGGAGTTCGACCTGTTCGGCGTCACCGTCGTCGGTCTCGTGACGGCGTTCGCCGGTGGCGCGACGCGCGACGTACTCGTTGGCCGCGTCCCGCTCGCACTACAGACCGTGGAGGAGATCGCCCTCGGGCTCTTCGGCGTCTGTCTGGCGGTCGTCCTCTACGCGTGGCTCGAGGCGCCCGACGATCGACCGATCACGCTGTACGCTGACGCGGTCGGCCTCGCGGCGTTCGCCACGGCGGGAGCAATCGTCGCCACCGAAATCGGCTTGCCGGCGTTTGGCGTCGTTGCCATCGCCACGATCAACGCCGTGGGCGGCGGCGCGTTCGCCGATCTCCTCCTGGATCGCTCGCCGTTCATCCTCTTCGAGGACTTCTACGCCAGTTGCGCCGTCCTCGGCGGGAGCGCCTACTGGCTCTTCACGGCGCTCGCCGCCGACGCGACTCTCGCAGCCGCGGCCTGTGCGTCCGTCACCGTCGGGACCCGGGTACTCGCTCTCTCGCGGGGCTGGACCGTGCCGACGGCGCAGCGACTCGAGACCGTCGCCGGTGAATAGGGGTCCCGCTC
This region of Natronosalvus halobius genomic DNA includes:
- a CDS encoding DegT/DnrJ/EryC1/StrS family aminotransferase, coding for MIGGKPSVLASIRNGGRPLLEQAFVASTRFRAPDTLADDTPPASRTNRPTVASYLEGRADEMAYYGSSKAALRDGLATLLAMDEGGATNVLLPAYLPDAVVEPIRELDIEPRRYAITESLAPNRGDLESRIVDRTLAVISVNYFGFPQPGFDVIEALVDEYDCYHVEDNAHGPLTLERGRLLGTRGDVGVTSLWKLLAIPNGAVLYLSNPDVSAQFEPSTLAGVNSRVRRSDLAFVCKSLATGAFARRSSLEDAATRFLATNRGAEGIPDPNRRYEASKTRLSRLSAAVIAGSDPDEIRSRRRENYRAWTALFANRPDVDPLFETLPPGVCPQVFPVQTDRPERLRRLLESHGVGGVHTWPRLSRSVLENPAFETARHLSETVVLLPVHQHVDPDAIRAVERAIDRRLEPRDESSILASRRATTEVLATRLRRLL
- a CDS encoding alkaline phosphatase family protein; its protein translation is MDDDGPQLLVVGLDAACFPVLDPLFEAGTTPTLRRLFEIGACGPLESQLPPWTASAWPSLYTGQNPGKHGVYDFLRFDGYDWDVVNASHVRARPVWELLSDHGLSSVVVNVPVTHPTREFDGALIPGMTAPEDPPCHPKGILAEIEAECGEYRVYPQSGPEPETSIQGYERTIEGRGRAFRYLLERFEPAFAFLQFQQTDSVFHERPGEKRAVEAVYRAVDDQLARIILEFEPDNVLVVSDHGMGRVEGWEFRINEYLRDRGDVVARSGGEGMPTWTRAWQNDLLEGESAGDHDRSAFERATNLAARAGITTQRVATALDRVGLKETVGKRIPNDVIRSASEQVDFPNSRAYLRSKSELGVRINLEGREPNGQVSPEEYDVYRQALIEDLRAVETPNGEPMFEAVEPREAVFDGPELERAPDIVTVPAGFDNAVVEGLEGEHFAEPWESWNHKRTGVIAAAGTGFDEGVTLSGATIFDVAPTICSFFDVDIDAAMDGEALSVVEASERAEYPSYEPDVITATDDAAVEDRLTDLGYL
- a CDS encoding trimeric intracellular cation channel family protein; amino-acid sequence: MNAIGLVAFALVGSAKAIRAEFDLFGVTVVGLVTAFAGGATRDVLVGRVPLALQTVEEIALGLFGVCLAVVLYAWLEAPDDRPITLYADAVGLAAFATAGAIVATEIGLPAFGVVAIATINAVGGGAFADLLLDRSPFILFEDFYASCAVLGGSAYWLFTALAADATLAAAACASVTVGTRVLALSRGWTVPTAQRLETVAGE